From Alligator mississippiensis isolate rAllMis1 chromosome 9, rAllMis1, whole genome shotgun sequence, one genomic window encodes:
- the ARSI gene encoding arylsulfatase I, with protein sequence MMAVYALTGFSFVSLLGFGYLSWDWIKPGLVSDVSMDPMEKSLPPTFTRPPHIIFILTDDQGYHDVGYHGSDIQTPTLDRLAAEGVKLENYYIQPICTPSRSQLITGRYQIHTGLQHSIIRPRQPNCLPLDRVTLPQKLQEAGYSTHMVGKWHLGFYKKECLPTRRGFDTFLGSLTGNVDYYTYDNCDGPGVCGYDLHEGENVAWGQSGKYSTVLYAQRVNKILATHSPKEPIFIYVAFQAVHTPLQSPKEYIYRYRSMGNVARRKYAAMVTCMDEAVKNITWALKKYGYYDNSVIIFSTDNGGQTFSGGSNWPLRGRKGTYWEGGVRGIGFVHSPLIQRKRRTSWALVHITDWYPTLVTLAGGNVSAAEGLDGYDVWPAISEGKASPRMEILHNIDPLYNHAKYGSLEDGFGIWNTAVQASIRVGEWKLLTGDPGYSDWIPPQTLTNFPGSWWNLERLTHGLRKSVWLFNITADPYERYDLSQQRPDVVRALLTRLVHYNRTAIPVRYPAENPRAHPDFNGGAWGPWASEDEAEEWEGMGERLRSKNRKKKCKICKLRSFFRKLNTRLMSNRI encoded by the exons ATGATGGCTGTCTATGCCCTCACGGGTTTCTCCTTTGTCAGCCTGCTGGGTTTCGGCTACTTGTCCTGGGACTGGATCAAGCCCGGCTTGGTATCCGATGTTTCCATGGACCCAATggagaaatccttgcctcccaccTTCACCAGACCGCCTCACATCATCTTCATCCTGACCGACGACCAAGGCTACCATGACGTCGGGTATCACGGCTCGGATATACAGACGCCGACGCTGGACAGGCTAGCGGCAGAAGGGGTTAAACTGGAGAATTATTACATACAGCCCATCTGTACCCCGTCCCGGAGCCAGCTGATCACTGGCAG GTACCAGATCCACACCGGCCTGCAGCACTCCATCATCCGTCCCCGACAGCCCAACTGCCTGCCCCTCGACCGGGTCACCTTGCCCCAGAAGCTGCAGGAAGCCGGCTACTCCACGCACATGGTGGGCAAGTGGCACCTGGGCTTCTACAAGAAGGAGTGCTTGCCCACCCGCCGCGGCTTCGACACCTTCCTGGGCTCCCTGACGGGCAACGTGGACTATTACACCTACGACAACTGCGACGGGCCGGGCGTCTGCGGCTACGACCTGCACGAGGGCGAGAACGTGGCGTGGGGCCAGAGCGGGAAGTACTCCACCGTCCTGTACGCCCAGCGGGTGAACAAGATCCTGGCCACCCACAGCCCCAAGGAGCCCATCTTCATCTACGTGGCCTTCCAGGCCGTGCACACCCCGCTGCAGTCCCCCAAGGAGTACATCTACCGCTACCGCTCCATGGGCAACGTGGCGCGCCGCAAGTACGCCGCCATGGTGACCTGCATGGACGAGGCGGTGAAGAACATCACCTGGGCACTCAAGAAGTACGGCTACTATGACAACAGCGTGATCATCTTCTCCACCGACAACGGCGGGCAGACGTTTTCTGGGGGCAGCAACTGGCCCCTGCGAGGCCGCAAGGGCACCTACTGGGAAGGCGGGGTCCGCGGCATCGGCTTCGTCCACAGCCCCCTGATCCAACGCAAGCGCCGGACCAGCTGGGCGCTGGTCCACATCACGGATTGGTACCCCACCCTGGTGACCCTGGCTGGGGGCAACGTGTCTGCCGCGGAGGGCTTGGACGGCTACGACGTGTGGCCGGCCATCAGCGAGGGCAAGGCGTCGCCCCGCATGGAAATCCTGCACAACATCGACCCCCTCTACAACCACGCCAAGTACGGCTCCCTGGAAGACGGCTTCGGCATCTGGAACACGGCCGTGCAGGCCTCCATCCGGGTCGGGGAGTGGAAACTTCTGACCGGCGACCCGGGGTACAGCGACTGGATCCCCCCGCAGACCCTGACCAACTTCCCCGGGAGCTGGTGGAACCTGGAGCGCCTGACGCACGGCCTGCGCAAGTCCGTCTGGCTCTTCAACATCACGGCCGACCCCTACGAGCGCTACGACCTGTCGCAGCAGCGGCCGGACGTGGTGCGGGCTCTGCTGACGCGCCTCGTCCACTACAACCGGACGGCCATCCCGGTGCGGTACCCCGCCGAGAACCCCCGGGCCCACCCGGACTTCAACGGCGGCGCCTGGGGCCCGTGGGCCAGCGAGGATGAGGCggaggagtgggaggggatgggggagcggCTGCGCAGCAAGAACCGAAAGAAGAAGTGCAAGATTTGCAAGCTGCGCTCCTTCTTCCGGAAGCTGAACACCCGGCTCATGTCGAACCGCATCTGA